The genomic interval AAGGGACGGTTTGTTCAAAAATTTGCAGGTAGCACGTTTGAACGACCTTTGTAAACCTGCCTTACAATAGTTACCTGTCGCCTACGCAAATgccatctatatctatataagTAAAGTTTTAGTTCCGGCCCTTCGAATTAGAGTAAAGCTATTTTTAATGAGAGTTTGGAGTTACGTTTgtgaaaatgaattaatttatacgACAGTTTACGTTCTTGTTGTTTCGTTTCATAGTTGTTCCGCAATAAagctgatatttttaataactattccTCTCGTAAATACGAAGATTCAGAACTTGGTTTTTAGTTTCAGTGATTATTAAAAAGCGACTCTTCAAAAAATCGTAGAGCATATAATTGCCTAAAAGAACCCTGTTAAAGCACAGGCACCTCGAAAAAACATCACTATCTTTCAGATGCAGTTAAGTaaaatgacgaaaaaaaaataacttacccaTAAATCCTATTAATGCTAGCGCACTCGTGGTTGCCACGTAAAAGGAAGAAGTTCTCTGGGTATTTGATCTTATAGGCGAGGAGCAGACATATTGTCTCCAGCGACTGCTTCCCGCGGTCAACGTAGTCACCGAGGAACAGGTAATTGGACTCAGGGGGGAAGCCTCCGTACTCAAACAACCTGAGCAGGTCGTAATACTGTCCGTGGATGTCACCTACAACAAAAAgatgcatttattattatgatcatGGAGATTTAGTCATAAGATTGGTTGTCTTGGTTTTAGATGATGTTTTAAACATCATCCATTGATCTTATCATCCTGGTAATGTGTGCAAGAATTGTTGAAAGGTATTTGATTACCTGTAATTTTCATACATGACGAGTTTTAATAGTAAGctcatataattatttcatagcTTTCAAATGGTGAAAATTCAATGAATATATAGATATACGTATACTAGAACTGTTTCAATAATACTGGAGATGCAGAAAACATAATGGATTGtctcaaaaaaacaaaactatcagTTGGGAGGAGTTTTGATTGAAACAATTGCCTTATCTTACTTCTATTCTGTCATTCTATCCTACTACATGTATACCAAAGTCACACTTTTCATTGAGGTGAAAGCATTTATTACAATACCTGcctattataaattcaattatgtaAGTAACagtttataacttatttattgactattgacatacaaacaaaatttgccaaaaatgataaaactaaaaaggaatacaatattgatttcttcaataaattattaaaaatttgtaCATGTGTGTTGGAGAACATCATTGCTTCACAAATTATATAAAGTGAGAGGTTTTGGAGTATCGTGTAGAAGATTCAAAATAGTAATTGTCAATGAATAAATgagattttatcaaatttaatgaaaacaaatcgctgaattttattcaaaactggAAAGTTTGTAAAACAAGGATATGATGATGATTGATTAATAACTAAAGATAAGATACAGAAGTCTTCTAGTGTATTACATATTCTTTGTTTTATCATGTAAAGGAATTTTAATTCACTAGATGATGCTATTGTATTACTAATTAtgactactttaaaaaaaatatggtgagGCTACTggtatttcaaatattgaagTTTAGCGTAGCCATAGCCAATGTTGAAGTTAGCAAGTGTAgtgatttcatgtttttttcttttcatattttacaagAGGTAAGGTATGCCCAAatgtttaatgatattaaaatgagGGCATTGAACACCATATCTCAAATAGTAAAGCATAAAATAACatgagtttaaaatatttcatctgATAGGTataaagtaaactaaaaaaaactgcatATATTACATGACCggaaaacacaaaaacaaggTCATTACAAATATTGCTTATGTCTTGTTTTTAGGCAAAAGTTGTTATGAACTCTTTAAATATACTAACATTCAACTTATTCAGTCTATCGAGATCCACTTCTAGAAAAACTACAGTGGGCTAGCCTTGATCCTAGTGACCATGTTTCAAAGCCATAGGTCATGGCAGACAGGACACAGTTTTAgaaactttcattttttttaattgtgtattaGGTAACATAAGTAAGCAAGTAAAAGCTgagatctttttttaataatacaaaaaataacatattctgCATTTAATACAGATAACCTACGAGTATAAGGTCTTAATGTCTGTATTATGTAGGATGCAAGGGTCGGAGGTCAGACAAGTACTACACTGATAGGCCGCCATGTTTATTTGGACCTCTGATAGTATacaatatataaacaataacatatttcTTACAAGTTAGCTTAACTTACTACTTACTGAAGaagtatttgataaaatgagaaaattatGTTCAATTGAATGTAACAGTGGGTGTGACAGTCAAGTTTGCATGTAGGCGGTCATGTTATATGGCATATTTTAGTAGtaaataatgtacaaaaatacaaataagccAAACAAAACAGCACTACTGACAGAAAGTTGGTGGCAATAATTACAATATCTGTGAAACTACATATAGGGCTACAAAGAAAGCTTGACAAGATTTGTTACAAGTTTTGACAGTATGTAATTGCTTTAAAACTGCCAAATTCCGTAGCATGTTTCTTTATGTGTTCTTTTATAAGAACCATAATTTACTAAATCAACAAATTTGtcatgaaaatattacaaattctaTGTAACTCAGCCGTAAACTTAGGGAAGAACAAATAACATCCTTAATAAAGTACTATAATAACGGTTGCAAcaatttcaaacataaaaaatagctGTTGTGGGGTATTTACTCAAGAGTTTACCGAAATACCTTCACATTACGACATCATACAACGACATTCACCTTAAATAAGAGTTCAACAATGGTTTAATAAGCAAAAATATGCAGTTTCATCGTTTCGAAAGTGTAAGGCTGCAATGGAAAGTGGCATTACGAGAGAGATCACTACAGGACACTGTACTTACCGCAAATTTTAAGCGGCGCTTCCAATTCAAGTAAAATCGGCTGTGACAAGAATATTTCTCGCGATTTCAAGCATAGCCCTTTGATCTCTATTTCTGTTAACTGTACATTCATTCCAGGCTTTTCGCCACGAActgaaaataaacgtaaacataTCACCAACACGTAAAATCACAACTTATTCACACAATTTCACGATTTTaacactattattttaattcactgAATTTAGAGTGTAACACTTGTAACTTTGTTTATCTAAAGCGGACGGTATCAACATTtaccttttaataatttttttattacgttatcGATGTTTAACTCATCTGTGTCTCTGTCTGCCATTTGATATAATTATGGTGCACGGAATATAGCTAAATAGAATAGGCAAAGGAAGAGAGATTATAAAGATTTTTGCCGATTTGTGAAAGGCACAACCTATTTCAATTCTCGgctaaaatgaaattcaatgGCGGAGACATcactcacacacacaaacaagGAAAACACATCACCTGTGTTCCCAGCCTCCGTTTAAATTTAccactaattaaattttattttacttgtttcagtcatattttaaaacaaaatgattatgaTTACACATTACAGCGTCCCGcaaaaatttaattctttaagattattttgattgaggttttgttttgtaaagcaagcagtattttgtttaaaataatatgtgtaGTGATACtgtgataaataatacaaaatcgtAATGGCAATCTACtctgtttatttcaaaagaataatttttattaatgcgTGTTCTCCTTACAGCGATTATTTTAAGagaacttttaaattttccatCAATCGAGGAAATATCGTAGTACTAACAACACCGACGGTAGTGATTGTTGccagtaagaaaaaaaaacagggttgCAACTTTATAAGCGTCTTACAATGTTGACAGTTACTAGTATACAAATCTACCACTGTTTAAAGTTTAACGGtctttatgatatattttttaaaatcgtTGTACACGTTTActgtactttattaattaaaggttAGGGAATTCAAAGGCCATAAATGATTTCACTGtacatttattttccattttaaaacacataattacACCCGCAAAGATTCCAGaaaaaaattgccaaaataTTACGACCTAACCTCACTTAACTATCACTTAAGTGAAATATACAAACATGTACTCTACGAAAATGATACGAAGCTATTTAATGCGCAAAATACTGTCGGTTCTGCCAATGATGCTGTGTTGACTAAAGCTTTGGGTAGTTAGatacgtatttattataaaaattataactgttttaaaaagtctacctttatttttgttttagtccACATTTAccagaacaaataaaatactctcGCTAAATACCGTACACTTCCGTTGAGCACTAAATGCgacataataatgttattcaatgattaaactttgattattagtaaaaaattaaattcagtcCTTCTTCCCGCCTCGATACGGATGGCGTtttctgaaatgaaaaataaaattgttcaaagTGTGTTTAGTAACATTATAAACATAGTAATGAGTAGATTGGTCCTACTTGCATAGTAACAttaattggtttttaatttatctttagtgatgacatttgaaaaattaatgttcagcagtattttttctattactaAAACAGTTTTGAATAGTAATAAAACGTATGGAATTTAAGTGTTTTGTAAATGTGACTGTATCATGGAGTTTTATTTCCACATCTATTGCTTATgagctttcatatttttttgccggGCCCAGCTCCAAACCACtcaaaaatacctttattaaattttttacctctattaaattgtaaaaaggcTGAGAAACTACTTACCCCGGTATAGTGAGAGTGTAGATCCCGAACTTAGTGTTGATATCCTCCAAGTGGAAGATGCCCTCGACGTATTCTTTGTCCGCAGGCACGGCCGGCGTCTCGAACACCAGGTTCATGATGTAGTCTTCCACACAGCTGTGTAAATAGAAGAAAATTAGTAATCTTGACTGGAACTAACCTGACCAGTAATAACAACCATGACGATCGTTAAATTCTTCTAAATTGTATGCTgtgaataaacattattttatttgggatttTAGCACCTTCAACACttcatactttattttatattctttcttTCCCATACCGACATTACCATTAATCTTAATGTAGCAGAACAGTTGTATTCTACAGATAAACCTGTTTTTAAACGGTGATGGTTCTGCATAACCttttatcatacaaaaaagaaacctaGACGGTTTAGATTAACAAAACAGCCCCGATGCTAGGTGTACTTCCTTCTGCTTTAAAGTTAcatatatgtttataaatacatagGCACTGTGGATAAATATTACACATTGCCAGGGAACAAAATTTGTCCTTGGTGGGAACTAAACGTCGTGGGATCTGCGGTGTAAAAGTCAGGACACTCACCTATAGACCCGCCATTCAGTTAAATCGTTGATGATCTCAATACAGATCGTTGTACTTACTAAGCACAGGGCTGATATGGCACCAGTTTCTCAATCCTGTTCGGTTTTAGTTTTTCCACATACGGGTCCGCCACTAGTTTGCTGGCGGGTGGCATCGGTGGACCCTTACGAGCTTTTGGCGTTGGAGCTGGTGGCTAAAGGAAAGACAGCCAAAATCAAACTTAACTAAGGTAAAGTATTATAAGATATTGCAAAAAAAGACTTGGGCAGTTTGGAGTGAAAAACGTGAGAACTGCTTAAAGCTGAATAGACAATGTAATGTATCATAGAATATCGAATATGATACTTGCGTACAGCACCTAGTACCGATGATTTCTATTTATGCTTGAACTCTACCTTAACTGCT from Trichoplusia ni isolate ovarian cell line Hi5 chromosome 18 unlocalized genomic scaffold, tn1 tig00001622_group17, whole genome shotgun sequence carries:
- the LOC113506508 gene encoding serine/threonine-protein phosphatase PP1-gamma catalytic subunit B-like; this translates as MADRDTDELNIDNVIKKLLKVRGEKPGMNVQLTEIEIKGLCLKSREIFLSQPILLELEAPLKICGDIHGQYYDLLRLFEYGGFPPESNYLFLGDYVDRGKQSLETICLLLAYKIKYPENFFLLRGNHECASINRIYG